Genomic window (Terriglobales bacterium):
CGCACTCTGCGCCGCGACCGCGATGGCGTCTTCCGCTTCGCGCCGTTGCAGGGGGCGGCCGGGCGAGCCATCCTGTCGCGGCACGGCATCACGCTGCCCGCCGCCGGCTCCTCCGATCCCGGCACCTTCTACCTGGTGCTCGACCCCGGCGCTCCCGGGGAGCGCCTACTGGCGCGCTCGGAGGCCGTCGCCTGCCTCGCGCGCGGGCTGCCCGGCTTCTCCCTCCCGG
Coding sequences:
- a CDS encoding DCC1-like thiol-disulfide oxidoreductase family protein, which gives rise to MSEGNSAPGGHPVVLFDGLCGFCNTMVRRTLRRDRDGVFRFAPLQGAAGRAILSRHGITLPAAGSSDPGTFYLVLDPGAPGERLLARSEAVACLARGLPGFSLPAALFRWLPRRLRDALYDFVARHRYRLFGRYESRPLPTPEERARFLDG